From one Hydrogenobacter sp. genomic stretch:
- a CDS encoding FAD-dependent oxidoreductase has protein sequence MRIVIVGNGPAAASAVEAIRQVDRDSHVIVLSDEDYPTYAPNCMENVIRGDISQKALFYKGGYAFYEKHRVDFRPKKEVVSIDNKRKVVIVKGGEELPYDKCLLAAGAYSFIPPIPGNQLGGVTTAKNLDDAKRIRNWITSGKVKKAVIVGAGPIGVEDAETLLHMGIEVHVVEFFDRVLPRMLDKFMADRYMNVLEREGIKFYLNHQVVAIHGEDGWVEAVEIMHRESDKSKFIKTDMVILSTGVRPRTHLVQDTDIKLHIDESKGRLIGGVLVNEYQQTSDPDVYAAGDICSGKDAWGNHRWIALFPTAQQGGAIAGYNMVGLKIENPGLVDYNAVKTRWVTAGSGGTFEDAEDAFTAEYENYLIKVFLKEGRVCGYQFVGIPRELRSNTRNAFLQNIQAQDFLRKVLNERGLGLEASGVLFHHFVRFRERVLSKEALKAIKMGMLRALANPKYEIPIFHV, from the coding sequence ATGAGAATAGTCATAGTGGGAAATGGACCAGCTGCTGCGAGTGCTGTAGAGGCTATAAGGCAGGTAGATAGGGATTCGCACGTGATAGTGCTTTCTGATGAAGATTATCCTACTTACGCACCGAACTGTATGGAGAATGTCATAAGGGGGGATATATCTCAGAAGGCGCTTTTTTATAAGGGAGGCTATGCCTTTTATGAAAAGCACAGAGTGGACTTTAGACCTAAAAAGGAGGTTGTGAGTATAGACAACAAAAGAAAGGTAGTGATAGTGAAAGGTGGTGAGGAACTGCCTTACGATAAATGTCTCCTTGCTGCGGGAGCTTACAGTTTTATACCCCCTATACCGGGCAATCAACTTGGCGGTGTGACGACCGCAAAGAATCTGGACGATGCAAAGAGGATAAGAAATTGGATAACTTCGGGAAAGGTAAAAAAAGCTGTTATAGTCGGTGCAGGTCCGATAGGTGTAGAAGATGCGGAGACGCTTCTGCATATGGGTATTGAGGTACATGTGGTAGAGTTTTTTGATAGGGTCCTTCCTCGTATGTTGGATAAGTTTATGGCTGACAGGTATATGAACGTTCTCGAGCGGGAAGGGATAAAGTTTTACCTTAATCATCAGGTGGTGGCTATTCATGGGGAGGACGGTTGGGTTGAAGCTGTTGAGATAATGCACAGAGAGTCAGATAAAAGTAAGTTCATAAAAACCGATATGGTGATCCTATCAACGGGCGTAAGACCGAGAACCCATTTGGTGCAGGATACGGACATAAAGCTACACATAGATGAGAGTAAAGGAAGGTTGATAGGTGGTGTGCTTGTAAATGAATATCAACAAACATCCGATCCAGATGTGTACGCAGCGGGTGACATATGTTCGGGAAAAGATGCCTGGGGGAATCACAGATGGATAGCTCTTTTCCCTACAGCTCAGCAAGGAGGGGCTATAGCTGGCTACAACATGGTAGGACTTAAGATTGAAAATCCGGGGCTTGTGGATTACAATGCGGTAAAAACCAGATGGGTAACTGCAGGTAGCGGTGGTACCTTTGAGGATGCTGAGGATGCTTTCACGGCTGAATACGAAAACTATCTAATAAAGGTGTTTCTAAAAGAGGGAAGGGTTTGTGGATATCAGTTTGTTGGCATTCCTAGAGAGCTGAGATCAAACACAAGAAACGCTTTTTTACAAAACATACAAGCTCAAGACTTTTTAAGGAAAGTGCTAAATGAGAGAGGTTTAGGTCTTGAAGCTTCTGGTGTGCTTTTTCATCACTTTGTGAGATTCAGAGAAAGAGTTCTCTCTAAGGAAGCGCTGAAGGCTATAAAGATGGGTATGTTAAGAGCTCTTGCAAATCCAAAATACGAGATTCCCATATTCCATGTTTAA
- the nadD gene encoding nicotinate (nicotinamide) nucleotide adenylyltransferase, which yields MFKIFFGGSFDPVHVGHLIVARDVFEDLKVEKIIFVPAFQSPLKEPHRATPKQRLVMLHMATKGEGCFDVSDIEIRRGGISYTIDTAQELLSHLGERPTFLVGADSILTLHMWKDPQRLTQIARFVIADRNKKAQEVKKYFKLNFPSLREERDFFILETRNIDVSSTEIRQRLKEGKSIKWLVPEDVQEYILEKGIYIREPPPA from the coding sequence ATGTTTAAGATCTTCTTTGGTGGTAGTTTTGATCCTGTACATGTCGGACATCTGATCGTAGCAAGGGATGTTTTTGAAGATTTAAAAGTTGAAAAGATAATTTTTGTACCCGCATTTCAATCACCCCTTAAAGAACCTCACCGGGCAACTCCCAAACAGAGGCTGGTCATGCTTCATATGGCAACTAAGGGTGAAGGATGCTTTGACGTAAGTGATATAGAGATAAGGAGAGGAGGCATATCTTACACTATTGATACAGCGCAGGAGCTGCTTTCTCATCTTGGTGAAAGACCAACCTTTTTGGTGGGAGCGGACAGTATTCTAACGCTCCATATGTGGAAAGATCCTCAAAGACTCACCCAAATCGCCAGATTTGTTATAGCAGACAGAAACAAAAAAGCACAAGAGGTTAAAAAGTACTTCAAATTGAATTTTCCCAGTCTGAGAGAAGAGAGGGATTTTTTTATTCTTGAGACCAGAAACATAGATGTATCTTCAACGGAGATAAGGCAGAGATTGAAGGAGGGGAAAAGCATAAAGTGGCTCGTCCCGGAAGATGTACAAGAGTATATACTGGAAAAAGGTATCTATATTAGAGAACCACCACCGGCTTAA
- a CDS encoding SulP family inorganic anion transporter, producing the protein MRITISFEVAPFLRWLKDYDRDKIARDLIAGLTVAAVLVPQSMAYALLAGMPPIYGLYASFLPTILASMFGSSRFLATGPVAMTALLSASVLYSMAEPVSDKWISLMGVLALMVGFIRLTIGLLKLGFVVELISTSVITGFTSAGALVIALSQAGHLLGFKITQSTLIYQVVVDIFQKIQNINPYTVGIGLLAYTVIWISKKIHPLVPGALIAVVITSSLSYFYGLEKFGVAIVGNVPQGLPTPSFPKADFSTIASLWGGAIVVAAFGLIEAVAIAKRLALQAGDKWDANQELIGQGMANITAGIFKGFPVGGSFSRSALNFQLGAKTPLASIITGSAVGITLLFVAPAFYYLPKATLSAIVLSAVINLIKPQEILKLYKVNRIDGLVAGITFGSVFFMELWVALTLGTLIALGSFVYKTMYPRLVVLTRNPQSQTFVNAERERLPQCPQILYIRPNMPVYFANAEYVYEYVLEKVKERKEKGNLKFLLLDMEAVHYIDATGAFTLMRLFDELRKQKIEPAMANIACDVYPILERIEFEKHINADLIFDSKGHSIVELFKRLDHEYCAKRCLYAVFRECYSVKSAEFKPVVVL; encoded by the coding sequence ATGAGGATTACCATATCTTTTGAGGTAGCTCCATTTTTACGATGGCTTAAGGATTACGACCGGGATAAAATCGCAAGAGATTTAATAGCGGGTCTTACAGTTGCAGCGGTTTTGGTACCTCAATCCATGGCTTACGCTCTGCTTGCAGGTATGCCTCCCATATACGGACTATACGCATCCTTTTTGCCTACCATTCTGGCTTCAATGTTTGGAAGTTCAAGATTTCTCGCTACAGGACCTGTTGCTATGACAGCACTTCTTTCCGCATCTGTGCTTTACTCTATGGCAGAACCTGTGTCAGATAAATGGATCTCACTTATGGGTGTTTTAGCTCTTATGGTGGGCTTTATAAGGCTCACCATAGGTCTGTTAAAGCTGGGTTTTGTAGTTGAACTCATATCAACGAGTGTTATAACAGGTTTTACCAGCGCTGGCGCGCTTGTAATAGCTCTCAGTCAGGCGGGACATCTGCTTGGCTTTAAGATAACTCAAAGCACGTTAATATATCAGGTAGTCGTTGATATTTTTCAAAAAATTCAAAATATCAATCCTTATACGGTGGGAATAGGACTCTTGGCTTACACAGTCATATGGATCTCCAAAAAAATACACCCTCTCGTTCCTGGCGCTCTTATTGCCGTCGTGATAACCTCATCACTTTCATACTTTTACGGGCTTGAAAAGTTTGGCGTAGCCATAGTGGGTAACGTACCTCAGGGTTTACCAACTCCATCTTTTCCTAAGGCAGACTTTTCAACTATTGCCTCCCTTTGGGGTGGTGCTATAGTAGTTGCCGCCTTTGGACTTATAGAGGCGGTTGCTATAGCAAAGCGCCTCGCTCTTCAAGCCGGTGACAAATGGGATGCAAATCAGGAACTTATAGGGCAAGGAATGGCAAACATTACAGCAGGCATTTTTAAAGGTTTTCCCGTAGGTGGATCTTTTTCCAGATCCGCTCTTAACTTTCAGCTTGGTGCAAAAACTCCCCTTGCGAGTATTATAACAGGCAGTGCGGTTGGTATAACTTTACTTTTCGTAGCTCCTGCCTTTTATTACCTTCCCAAAGCGACACTCTCAGCGATCGTCCTCTCTGCAGTCATAAACCTCATAAAGCCTCAGGAAATACTAAAGCTGTACAAGGTAAATAGAATTGATGGATTAGTTGCAGGTATAACCTTTGGAAGCGTTTTTTTTATGGAGCTTTGGGTCGCTCTAACTCTTGGAACACTCATAGCTCTTGGATCTTTCGTATATAAAACCATGTATCCCAGGCTCGTAGTACTTACCAGAAACCCTCAATCTCAGACTTTTGTCAATGCTGAAAGGGAAAGGCTTCCTCAATGCCCTCAAATACTTTACATAAGACCCAATATGCCTGTGTATTTTGCAAATGCTGAGTATGTTTACGAGTATGTGCTTGAGAAAGTCAAAGAAAGAAAAGAAAAGGGTAATCTGAAGTTCCTTTTACTTGATATGGAAGCAGTTCATTATATAGATGCTACCGGTGCATTTACACTCATGAGGCTTTTTGATGAATTAAGAAAACAAAAGATAGAACCCGCTATGGCAAATATCGCTTGTGATGTATATCCGATCCTTGAGAGAATAGAGTTTGAGAAGCATATAAATGCGGATCTCATCTTTGATTCAAAAGGTCACTCCATAGTAGAGCTTTTTAAGAGGCTTGACCATGAGTACTGTGCAAAAAGATGCCTTTATGCAGTCTTCAGAGAATGTTACAGTGTAAAATCTGCAGAATTTAAGCCGGTGGTGGTTCTCTAA
- a CDS encoding CusA/CzcA family heavy metal efflux RND transporter: MSKLLHYRILILLLLFFSVLIGIWNFVRLPIDTFPDPTPVQVVIYTETPGLSAEETEVLVTRPIESVLSGIKDVDLVRSVSLPGLSYVTAFFKDGTDVYFARNLVAQKLPEAQAQIPQGYVPRMGPNTSGLGNVLFYALVDEKGNYSLEDLKTLQMWKIKPLIKSVDGVEEISQWGPERAYVVSLNPDVMTLYGITLQDVILSLEDYNQIAGGGFMLSPQGDMVVRGLGRVKSVEDIENIPVRKSDGTWIKLGQIAKVIPSELPNRRGAFTLNGEEIQGNIVLKRVSTNTMKLVEDLRKKIEQVQKILPEGVKLEILYDQAYLTKKALSTVEKALLEGIILVSVAISLYLWNLRTALLVVLSIPLTMLFTFTFMKIAGISGNLMSLGGLAIGVGLFADATVVVVENIYRHLSETREKHRLSLIADSVREVMRPVLFAIGIIIVVFLPIFTLESVEGKYYKPLAMTIIFALLSSLLVAFLFMPVLSFYILKAGKEETYLFRKIREGYVKLLEKATKGRWVLIGIAVCSFFFSLFLLSRVGTEFAPQLEEGSVLVKSFLNPNTSLEEAKRVAKLVESTALSYPEVVRTFSNIGRAEVGEPEDVSYIETFIILKPMSQWKSFKSREEFVNLLRERLKGVPGVEFSFTQPIQMRIDELLSGVKSTIAIKVFGDDLQKINQIAYQIETIVKGTKGAVDVETEAQSGKLQLRIIPKMDMLKRYDLTTADLMKFVSYALGGKEVGQLQKDTILFPIVIGLERKDILELKNMPLLLKDGSILTLSQLANLEVAEGFQKIRRENGMRFALVQSNLSGRDLGGFVRELKERISKDIKLPPGYFIAFGGQFENQERAMKRLSIVVPLSVMLIFLLLYINYNSFRDAFIVILNVPFATIGGVVALYFSGYNLSVPSALGFIAVFGIATLNGVVLISYIRSLLENGYSVREAVFLGASRRLRPILITATAASLGLVPMLFASDIGSEIQKPLAVVVIGGIFTSTTLTLLILPLVYERFGKIFIR; encoded by the coding sequence ATGAGTAAATTGCTCCACTACAGGATTTTGATTTTGCTACTTCTCTTTTTTAGCGTGCTTATAGGGATCTGGAACTTTGTGAGACTTCCCATAGATACCTTCCCTGATCCAACACCCGTGCAAGTAGTTATATATACAGAAACGCCGGGACTCTCAGCCGAAGAGACAGAGGTGCTTGTGACCCGTCCCATAGAGTCCGTACTTTCCGGCATAAAGGATGTGGATCTTGTCAGGTCAGTAAGCCTCCCCGGACTTTCTTACGTTACCGCCTTTTTCAAGGACGGTACGGATGTGTATTTTGCGAGAAACTTGGTAGCCCAAAAACTGCCGGAAGCACAAGCGCAGATACCTCAGGGGTATGTGCCAAGAATGGGTCCAAACACTTCAGGTCTTGGTAACGTGCTCTTTTACGCCTTGGTAGATGAAAAGGGCAATTACTCTCTTGAGGATCTGAAAACCTTGCAGATGTGGAAGATAAAACCGCTTATCAAGTCTGTTGATGGCGTTGAAGAGATATCCCAGTGGGGACCCGAAAGGGCGTATGTAGTAAGTTTAAACCCAGACGTGATGACCCTTTACGGTATAACCCTTCAAGATGTTATACTATCTCTTGAGGATTATAACCAAATAGCTGGGGGTGGCTTCATGCTTTCACCTCAGGGGGATATGGTGGTCAGAGGACTTGGAAGGGTAAAAAGCGTGGAAGACATTGAAAACATACCCGTTAGAAAATCTGACGGCACATGGATAAAGCTCGGGCAGATAGCCAAGGTTATACCTTCGGAGCTTCCAAACAGGAGAGGAGCCTTTACTCTAAACGGTGAAGAAATACAGGGAAACATAGTCCTCAAAAGGGTAAGCACGAATACCATGAAGCTTGTGGAGGATCTCAGGAAAAAGATTGAACAAGTCCAAAAGATACTTCCTGAAGGTGTGAAGCTTGAAATTCTTTATGATCAGGCATATCTTACAAAAAAGGCTCTTTCCACTGTAGAAAAGGCTCTCCTTGAAGGGATAATTCTGGTATCCGTAGCTATAAGTTTGTATCTTTGGAACTTGAGAACAGCTCTTCTCGTAGTTCTTTCCATACCGCTCACCATGCTTTTTACTTTTACCTTCATGAAAATTGCAGGCATATCGGGTAATCTCATGTCCTTAGGTGGTCTTGCTATCGGTGTGGGACTTTTTGCCGATGCAACAGTTGTTGTGGTAGAAAACATATACAGACACCTATCCGAAACGAGAGAAAAGCACAGACTTTCTTTGATTGCAGACTCGGTCAGAGAAGTGATGCGCCCTGTGCTTTTTGCTATAGGTATAATAATAGTTGTCTTTCTTCCCATATTCACACTGGAATCTGTAGAGGGCAAGTATTACAAACCCTTAGCCATGACCATAATATTTGCCCTTCTTTCTTCGTTGTTAGTTGCCTTCCTCTTTATGCCAGTTTTGTCTTTTTATATTCTCAAGGCGGGAAAGGAGGAAACGTACCTGTTTCGCAAGATAAGAGAAGGGTACGTGAAACTTTTAGAGAAAGCGACAAAAGGAAGATGGGTACTTATAGGCATTGCTGTATGTTCCTTCTTTTTTTCCCTGTTTCTACTTTCAAGAGTGGGAACTGAGTTTGCGCCTCAACTTGAGGAAGGATCCGTGCTTGTAAAGTCCTTTTTAAATCCTAACACTTCCCTTGAAGAAGCCAAAAGGGTAGCCAAACTTGTTGAAAGTACAGCTCTTTCTTATCCTGAGGTTGTAAGAACCTTTTCCAATATAGGAAGAGCTGAGGTAGGGGAGCCTGAGGATGTAAGTTACATAGAGACTTTCATAATTCTCAAACCCATGTCCCAGTGGAAGAGTTTCAAAAGCAGGGAGGAGTTTGTAAATCTCTTGAGAGAAAGGCTAAAGGGTGTTCCAGGAGTAGAGTTTAGCTTTACACAACCCATACAGATGAGGATCGATGAGCTACTGTCAGGCGTAAAATCTACGATAGCCATAAAAGTGTTCGGAGATGATCTGCAAAAGATAAACCAGATAGCGTATCAGATAGAGACAATAGTAAAAGGCACAAAGGGTGCTGTAGATGTGGAGACAGAAGCTCAATCAGGTAAGTTACAACTTCGCATAATCCCAAAAATGGATATGCTAAAGAGATACGATTTGACAACTGCCGATCTCATGAAATTTGTCTCCTATGCTTTGGGAGGAAAAGAGGTAGGGCAACTCCAGAAAGATACCATCCTATTCCCCATAGTTATAGGACTTGAGAGAAAGGACATACTTGAACTCAAGAATATGCCCCTGCTTTTGAAAGATGGCAGCATTTTAACCCTTTCCCAACTGGCTAATCTGGAAGTAGCCGAAGGCTTTCAGAAGATAAGGAGGGAAAATGGTATGAGATTTGCCCTTGTTCAATCCAATCTATCAGGAAGGGATCTGGGTGGATTTGTGAGAGAGTTAAAGGAGAGGATATCAAAGGATATAAAGCTACCGCCGGGTTACTTTATAGCCTTCGGAGGACAGTTTGAAAACCAAGAGAGAGCTATGAAGAGACTTTCTATAGTCGTTCCTTTATCCGTAATGCTCATCTTTTTGCTTTTGTATATAAACTATAACTCCTTCAGGGATGCCTTCATAGTAATATTGAACGTACCGTTTGCTACTATAGGAGGGGTAGTGGCTCTTTACTTTTCGGGCTATAACCTTTCAGTGCCTTCGGCTTTAGGTTTCATAGCTGTTTTTGGCATAGCTACGCTCAACGGTGTCGTTCTCATATCTTACATAAGGTCCCTTTTGGAAAACGGCTATAGCGTGAGGGAAGCTGTCTTCTTAGGCGCGAGCAGAAGACTAAGACCTATACTCATAACCGCTACGGCTGCATCCTTAGGATTAGTTCCTATGCTTTTTGCTTCCGACATAGGCTCCGAGATACAAAAACCCTTAGCCGTTGTGGTAATAGGTGGAATTTTTACTTCAACGACTTTAACACTTTTGATTTTGCCACTCGTTTACGAAAGATTTGGTAAAATTTTTATCAGATAA
- a CDS encoding efflux RND transporter periplasmic adaptor subunit yields MKVLLIFFVLPLLVFSQTLKLDQKIQQKLGIKLYTVKLEKVKEELRLPAKVSEYAGLVAEIYPPVSGVVKRIFVKEGDKVKKGTPLALVYSPQIADLQAQIRMAKVKLKTAQETLDREEMLYKEEVIPYARYYSAKIDYEKAKGEYEALLTTLRSFGEIIGDGILVRSPIDGYVIEQKIYTGSGVDISKEMFKIHSHEKLWVYAYAMPEDVAKVKKGIRGYLIWQGQRIEGKVDYVSHEVDQNTKRVPVRLLVGNVKDLLRPGLMTEVVLELGTTVGTWIPVQAIQNIDGRDVVFVKVPEGFSVKAVRRIKEEGQMVLVDGLKDGQQVAISGLIFLRSQVEK; encoded by the coding sequence GTGAAAGTGTTGTTGATCTTTTTCGTACTTCCTCTCCTCGTTTTTTCTCAAACTTTGAAGCTTGATCAAAAGATCCAACAAAAACTCGGTATAAAACTCTACACGGTAAAGTTAGAGAAGGTAAAGGAAGAGCTTAGGCTTCCTGCAAAGGTAAGTGAGTATGCAGGTCTTGTGGCAGAGATTTACCCACCCGTCAGCGGTGTAGTAAAACGCATATTTGTAAAGGAAGGGGATAAAGTGAAGAAAGGCACACCTTTGGCTTTGGTTTATTCACCTCAGATAGCGGACCTTCAAGCTCAGATCAGAATGGCTAAGGTAAAGCTCAAAACCGCTCAGGAAACGCTTGACAGAGAGGAAATGTTATACAAAGAGGAGGTCATTCCTTATGCGAGATACTACAGTGCAAAGATAGATTACGAAAAGGCAAAAGGTGAGTACGAGGCTCTTTTAACAACACTTAGATCCTTCGGTGAGATAATAGGTGACGGGATTTTGGTAAGATCTCCCATAGATGGGTACGTGATAGAGCAGAAGATATATACCGGAAGTGGTGTTGATATATCCAAAGAGATGTTTAAAATTCACTCCCATGAAAAGCTCTGGGTTTACGCTTACGCAATGCCCGAAGATGTGGCAAAAGTGAAAAAAGGTATAAGGGGATACCTAATTTGGCAAGGACAGAGGATAGAAGGCAAAGTAGATTATGTATCCCACGAGGTAGATCAAAATACAAAGAGAGTTCCCGTTAGGTTGTTGGTGGGCAATGTAAAAGACCTTTTAAGACCTGGGCTTATGACGGAGGTTGTTCTTGAGCTTGGTACCACGGTAGGTACTTGGATTCCTGTTCAGGCTATCCAAAACATAGACGGCAGAGATGTAGTTTTCGTAAAAGTTCCTGAAGGCTTCAGCGTAAAAGCTGTCAGGAGGATAAAGGAGGAGGGGCAGATGGTGTTGGTAGACGGACTCAAAGATGGTCAACAAGTGGCAATCAGCGGTTTGATTTTCTTGAGATCACAGGTAGAAAAATGA
- a CDS encoding TolC family protein, translating to MIILLLLIGLSYGIDLRTAIEKAVSFYPSLKALEEEGKAIEGKTLMYRSYLNPTLGVELGNLGTSKEGVRTNPVYRLSYSQPLLLYPLGTLMGKAVRYEVLAFQERIARERNTLKSEVYVAFYSALHKRELLRIAEENYRINEDVYNFVRKLFGLGEVTKLEFFRAERELELARSELEIAKNDYANALKRLSFLIGESVSDVDGSLEDLREMKPLNFEDLPQIRYYTYLIKSVKGSIEVEKTLAKPQLSIEALSEKVSESSYGFRIGFSATIPLFYRREAEILQLSSQARSLENFKKLELINTQGEYERIMSRYSILKEEVSKIDNYLLSKARDELSLAIKSYRLRTITALELSDTKRRYIELLRYRSNLLMEAHGEYAKYLLLGGDL from the coding sequence ATGATCATACTGCTCCTACTTATAGGACTCTCTTACGGTATTGATCTGAGAACCGCAATAGAAAAGGCTGTTTCTTTTTATCCCTCACTGAAGGCTCTTGAAGAGGAGGGCAAAGCTATAGAAGGAAAGACCTTAATGTACAGAAGCTATCTTAATCCGACCCTTGGGGTGGAACTGGGGAATTTGGGAACCTCAAAGGAAGGTGTTAGAACAAATCCTGTATATAGACTTTCTTACTCACAGCCTTTGCTTCTTTATCCTTTGGGTACTTTGATGGGTAAAGCGGTCAGGTACGAAGTGTTAGCCTTTCAAGAAAGGATAGCCCGTGAGAGGAACACGCTAAAAAGTGAAGTTTATGTAGCTTTTTACTCTGCTTTGCATAAAAGGGAGCTTTTGCGTATCGCTGAGGAGAATTATCGCATAAACGAAGATGTTTACAATTTTGTGAGAAAGCTTTTTGGTTTAGGTGAGGTGACAAAGCTTGAATTTTTCAGAGCTGAGAGGGAACTTGAGCTTGCAAGAAGTGAGCTTGAAATAGCTAAGAACGATTATGCGAATGCTCTCAAACGTCTCTCTTTTTTAATTGGTGAAAGTGTAAGTGATGTAGATGGAAGTTTGGAAGACCTCAGGGAGATGAAACCGTTGAATTTTGAAGATCTGCCTCAGATAAGGTACTATACCTACCTGATAAAGAGCGTAAAGGGAAGCATTGAGGTAGAGAAGACCTTAGCCAAACCGCAACTTAGTATAGAGGCTCTCAGTGAAAAAGTGTCCGAAAGCTCCTACGGTTTCAGAATCGGTTTTTCTGCCACCATACCCCTCTTTTACAGAAGGGAGGCTGAGATTCTCCAACTTTCTTCACAGGCGAGAAGTTTAGAAAACTTTAAAAAGCTGGAACTCATAAATACGCAAGGCGAATACGAGCGTATAATGAGCAGGTACAGTATACTGAAGGAGGAAGTAAGTAAGATAGACAACTATCTGCTTTCTAAGGCTCGTGATGAGTTGAGTTTGGCAATAAAAAGCTACAGGCTTAGAACTATCACAGCCCTTGAGCTTTCCGACACAAAAAGAAGATACATAGAGCTCCTCAGGTACAGATCAAACCTCCTCATGGAGGCTCATGGAGAGTATGCCAAATACCTGCTTTTGGGAGGTGATCTGTGA
- a CDS encoding DUF2231 domain-containing protein — protein sequence MEIVKLHPPVVHFAIAFPVFLLLTDIYYRIRKKTPDGLHGMLTYVSVFAVLGATISGIIAHEPIEERLHKIPVFESHELLGFFLSFFFLLIGVLRFLQGRTQSEKIRDIYSILLFIGVLLLFLQGRWGGSIVYDYLLKGGF from the coding sequence ATGGAGATTGTAAAACTTCATCCACCTGTAGTACATTTTGCTATAGCTTTTCCGGTGTTTTTGCTATTAACGGACATATACTACAGGATTAGGAAAAAAACTCCGGATGGTCTGCACGGTATGCTCACTTATGTGAGCGTCTTTGCAGTTTTGGGAGCTACAATTTCTGGCATAATAGCCCATGAGCCTATAGAAGAAAGACTACACAAAATTCCCGTTTTTGAGTCCCACGAGCTTCTCGGTTTCTTTCTGAGTTTTTTCTTCCTCCTCATTGGCGTCTTGAGGTTCTTACAAGGTAGAACTCAATCAGAGAAGATCAGAGACATATACAGCATACTGCTCTTTATAGGTGTTTTGCTTCTTTTCCTGCAGGGAAGGTGGGGTGGTAGCATTGTTTACGACTACCTTTTGAAGGGTGGGTTTTAA
- a CDS encoding histidine phosphatase family protein yields MKRLYLVRHAQSEYNEKGIFQGRLDSDLTPLGFVQARLLAMEFMDKEVQVIYSSPQRRAYKTALTIGDILGLDVIVDNRLREMSFGDYEGKHFWSMVEEYREVFLNWLTNPVMYPLPTQEGMEEFKGRVSDFIEDVKKSHYNNILVVAHGGTLHAIVCLVTGLGLENLWNIHMDNTGITELRIEGNKGILVYLNRLCHTKGLT; encoded by the coding sequence ATGAAACGTTTGTATCTTGTTAGACACGCGCAGAGCGAATACAACGAAAAGGGAATATTTCAAGGAAGGCTTGATAGCGATCTTACTCCTCTTGGATTTGTGCAAGCGAGACTTCTGGCTATGGAGTTTATGGATAAAGAAGTACAAGTCATTTACTCTTCACCACAGAGGAGAGCATACAAAACAGCCCTGACCATAGGTGACATACTCGGTCTTGACGTTATTGTGGATAATAGGCTCAGGGAGATGTCTTTTGGGGATTATGAAGGGAAGCACTTTTGGAGTATGGTAGAAGAGTACAGAGAGGTTTTTTTAAACTGGCTTACAAACCCTGTCATGTATCCGTTACCCACACAGGAGGGAATGGAAGAATTCAAAGGAAGAGTAAGTGACTTTATAGAGGATGTAAAGAAAAGTCATTACAATAACATATTGGTGGTTGCACATGGAGGGACACTTCATGCTATCGTGTGTCTTGTGACTGGGCTGGGACTTGAGAATCTTTGGAACATACACATGGACAACACAGGCATAACTGAACTTCGCATAGAAGGTAATAAAGGTATCTTAGTTTATTTAAACAGGTTGTGCCACACAAAGGGACTCACCTAA
- the tsaE gene encoding tRNA (adenosine(37)-N6)-threonylcarbamoyltransferase complex ATPase subunit type 1 TsaE yields the protein MEIISTSEEETIKLGRNIGESLTGKEVICLLGEIGAGKTTLVKGIAQGMGIFESYQVRSPTFTLVNEYPTKKGRLIHIDLYRVDEFDFKEFIGEGVVVIEWAKDMDCCDIIISIEFVPKGRLLRITRFR from the coding sequence ATGGAGATAATTTCCACTTCTGAGGAGGAAACTATAAAACTGGGAAGAAATATAGGTGAATCCCTTACTGGCAAAGAAGTTATATGTCTTTTGGGAGAGATAGGAGCAGGCAAAACTACGCTCGTTAAGGGTATAGCTCAAGGTATGGGTATATTTGAAAGCTATCAAGTTAGGAGTCCCACCTTTACGCTCGTCAATGAGTATCCTACGAAAAAGGGAAGACTCATACACATAGATCTGTATAGGGTTGATGAGTTTGATTTTAAAGAGTTTATAGGGGAGGGGGTTGTGGTTATTGAATGGGCAAAGGATATGGATTGCTGTGACATTATTATAAGCATTGAGTTCGTGCCAAAAGGTAGACTCCTTAGGATCACTCGTTTTAGGTGA